A window from Oceanithermus desulfurans encodes these proteins:
- the leuD gene encoding 3-isopropylmalate dehydratase small subunit, giving the protein MMEAIKQVRGRAVAVPGDEIDTDRIIPARYLKAITFDGLGEALFYDERYDEAGNPKDHPLNRPERQGARIMVVGAGFGSGSSREHAPQAIKRAGFAAIVGESFAEIFFGNATQIGLVCVTLDPEDLGVLTEWVEAHPEGEVEVDLEAREVRFGGRVAPLAIREAAREALVSGRWDPLAELLEAMDEVRKLDATRPGPGKRGGYRGRA; this is encoded by the coding sequence CTGATGGAAGCCATCAAGCAAGTGCGCGGGCGCGCCGTGGCGGTTCCCGGCGACGAGATCGACACCGACCGCATCATCCCCGCCCGCTACCTGAAGGCGATCACCTTCGACGGGCTGGGCGAGGCGCTCTTCTACGACGAACGCTACGACGAGGCCGGAAACCCCAAGGACCACCCCCTCAACCGTCCCGAGCGCCAGGGGGCGCGCATCATGGTGGTGGGCGCGGGCTTCGGCTCGGGCTCCAGCCGCGAGCACGCCCCCCAGGCCATCAAGCGCGCCGGCTTCGCGGCGATCGTGGGCGAAAGCTTCGCCGAGATCTTCTTCGGCAACGCCACCCAGATCGGCCTGGTCTGCGTGACCCTCGACCCCGAGGACCTGGGGGTGCTCACCGAGTGGGTGGAGGCCCATCCCGAGGGCGAGGTGGAGGTGGACCTGGAGGCGCGCGAGGTCCGCTTTGGCGGACGCGTGGCCCCGCTGGCCATCCGCGAGGCCGCCCGCGAGGCCCTCGTCAGCGGCCGCTGGGACCCGCTGGCCGAGCTGCTGGAAGCGATGGACGAGGTCAGGAAACTCGACGCCACCCGCCCCGGCCCCGGCAAGCGCGGGGGCTACCGCGGCCGGGCCTGA
- a CDS encoding SDR family NAD(P)-dependent oxidoreductase, whose product MPSLRGRTLILTGASRGIGRALALGLAEHGANLVLTARGEEALAETAREAEARGARVRHHAGDVAAAETARRLVELARELGRFYGFVHNAGVLHAGPLLWELPERHWNEVLGASLTGAYQLTRFALPELIASGDGVAVYVGSGAAEYNLPGIGAYAIAKAAEEHLARQVAAEAPMVASFAYRPGVVDTGMQEQARSATGSAAEQLHEIFGGYKEKGVLISPEQAAGYLVRVLEADPHRYTGTIYDWRKE is encoded by the coding sequence ATGCCGAGCCTACGAGGAAGAACCCTGATCCTGACCGGAGCCTCGCGCGGCATCGGCCGGGCCCTGGCGCTGGGGCTGGCCGAGCACGGAGCCAACCTGGTGCTCACCGCCCGCGGCGAGGAAGCCCTCGCGGAAACCGCACGGGAAGCCGAGGCCAGGGGCGCGCGGGTGCGCCACCACGCGGGCGACGTGGCCGCGGCGGAGACCGCCCGCAGGCTGGTGGAGCTGGCGCGCGAGCTGGGCCGCTTCTACGGCTTCGTCCACAACGCCGGGGTGCTGCACGCGGGGCCGCTGCTGTGGGAGCTGCCCGAGCGCCACTGGAACGAGGTGCTGGGGGCGAGCCTCACCGGCGCCTACCAGCTCACCCGCTTCGCCCTGCCCGAGCTGATCGCCAGCGGCGACGGGGTGGCCGTCTACGTCGGTTCGGGCGCGGCCGAGTACAACCTCCCCGGCATCGGGGCCTACGCCATCGCCAAGGCGGCCGAGGAGCACCTGGCGCGCCAGGTCGCCGCCGAGGCCCCGATGGTGGCCAGCTTCGCCTACCGCCCCGGGGTGGTGGACACCGGCATGCAGGAACAGGCCCGCAGCGCGACCGGCAGCGCCGCCGAGCAGCTGCACGAAATCTTTGGCGGTTACAAGGAGAAGGGGGTGCTGATCAGCCCCGAGCAGGCGGCGGGCTACCTGGTTCGCGTCCTCGAGGCCGACCCCCACCGCTACACGGGAACGATCTATGACTGGCGAAAAGAATAA
- the leuB gene encoding 3-isopropylmalate dehydrogenase has protein sequence MPKIAVLPGDGIGPEVTEAAVRVLRRAAEVFGPELDFETFDFGGAAIDAAGEPYPEATRRGVAAADAVLLGAIGGPRWDGVPREIRPETGLLALRKDQGLFANLRPARVLEGLEGLSPLKPELARGVDVLIVRELTGGLYFGEPRGMSEAEAWNTMRYSKPEVERVARVAFDAAAKRRKKLTSVEKANVLEVGEFWRRTVEEVAADWPQVVLEHQYVDAMAMHLITHPADYDVIVTGNIFGDILSDLASVLPGSLGLLPSASLGEGTPLFEPVHGSAPDIAGRGVANPTAAILSAGMLATYALGRPEIGEAVERAVAAVLGRTRTPDLGGNASTTSFTEAVLANLNG, from the coding sequence ATGCCCAAGATTGCGGTTCTTCCCGGTGACGGCATCGGCCCCGAGGTCACCGAGGCGGCCGTCCGGGTACTCCGGCGGGCCGCCGAGGTCTTCGGCCCGGAGCTCGACTTCGAAACCTTCGACTTCGGCGGCGCGGCCATCGACGCCGCCGGCGAACCCTACCCCGAGGCCACCCGCCGCGGCGTGGCCGCGGCCGACGCGGTGCTCCTGGGCGCCATCGGCGGTCCCCGGTGGGACGGCGTGCCCCGCGAAATCCGCCCCGAGACCGGCCTGCTGGCGCTGCGCAAGGACCAGGGACTTTTCGCCAACCTGCGGCCGGCGCGGGTGCTGGAGGGTCTGGAAGGCCTCTCGCCGCTGAAGCCGGAGCTCGCCCGCGGCGTGGACGTGCTGATCGTGCGCGAACTCACCGGCGGCCTCTACTTCGGCGAGCCGCGGGGAATGAGCGAGGCCGAGGCCTGGAACACCATGCGCTATTCGAAGCCCGAAGTGGAACGGGTGGCGCGGGTGGCCTTCGACGCCGCCGCCAAGCGGCGGAAGAAGCTAACCAGCGTCGAGAAGGCCAACGTGCTCGAAGTGGGCGAGTTCTGGCGCCGCACCGTGGAGGAGGTGGCGGCGGACTGGCCCCAGGTGGTGCTCGAGCACCAGTACGTGGACGCCATGGCCATGCACCTGATCACCCATCCCGCCGACTACGACGTGATCGTCACCGGCAACATCTTCGGCGACATCCTCTCGGACCTGGCCTCGGTGCTTCCCGGCTCGCTGGGGCTCTTGCCCTCGGCCTCGCTGGGCGAGGGCACGCCGCTCTTCGAGCCGGTGCACGGCTCGGCCCCCGACATCGCCGGCCGCGGCGTGGCCAACCCCACCGCGGCCATCCTCTCGGCGGGCATGCTGGCCACCTACGCCCTGGGGCGGCCGGAGATCGGCGAGGCCGTCGAGCGGGCGGTGGCCGCGGTGCTGGGGCGGACCCGCACCCCCGACCTGGGCGGGAACGCCTCCACCACGAGCTTCACCGAGGCGGTGCTCGCGAACCTGAACGGGTAA